A genomic stretch from Astatotilapia calliptera chromosome 4, fAstCal1.2, whole genome shotgun sequence includes:
- the LOC113021545 gene encoding immunoglobulin epsilon heavy chain-like: MGHSLDIYLLIGDYLEFHHPGLSGDDNIASVAIVFILLFLITLLLIFGTTVIKPKDKHTTLKTETVPHLPKSEVPRIVSANITLYSVWDGEVGISTVRLICTLSGSFLDKLTLEWFLDEKRDQSIKASTRKLQSAGGEQKTFSLSSEFRPNMASWAEGSTFACKTKPNGDQYNRAINICHTLPSSSPFIQVEIPSFKTVITSNTDMQATCLVHTYFDATITWLIDGKAVTKTATREKNATHIISNLSVSSTQWENMKNVTCKAEHKCFTSAEKTINIAGCPVNTPLVEIRRSLTDLPKRDSAVFECDIKQLSSCNLFIALEVNRGEILEKKHYNFAEGSVAKLSISSQFIVPQKYWMKDQTFTCKVIQGSSKTFHSNSISNIFVDPSMELLLVPSKGSESQTLSCSGWSFNPHIKWLSESQERSPTSTNISMSVDGRVRVTSQLVIDQSEWKKGNNFTCEVSDRSLNTSITKTISLCSETPSSSQLVGVYVQGPLPQLTESKEHVTITCLLVGPNLSDFSITWRVGGSKIPESYGVLTNLSVSHNNGTETRQSFLKVLAVDWDAHTNISCEGKHPCSNHGNEDHISKSRDFLEPTVKIIQPTASELSKSDILTLVCLVSEYFPANIIVHWEEDGRTLASSHYVNSPPWKYSGSSSYSMSSRLNISKTEATRSTYSCVVKQESSKAPVKDNITDVFASVIYSQPSVYLFQGSNELVCLVFGFSPVSINITWFQNGGTEPLNYNTSEPHRGPDGKFSVKSHLYLSQEIFLPGVVFTCRVIHANTTLSRNISKPDTMKYCNLFDNIVHADVNEDTAEESWNVAFTLTGFFIIATIYGIIVTLFKTKP, translated from the exons ATGGGACACTCACTCGACATCT ATCTTCTCATCGGTGACTATCTGGAGTTTCATCACCCTGGACTATCTGGAGACGATAACATAGCAAGCGTAGCCATCGTCTTCATCCTTCTCTTCCTCATCACTCTGCTGTTAATCTTTGGAACAACTGTTATCAAG CCTAAAGACAAACACACTACACTTAAAACTGAAACAGTTCCTCATTTACCAAAATCTGAAG TGCCTCGGATTGTCtcagcaaacatcacattgtaCTCAGTCTGGGATGGGGAAGTTGGAATCTCAACAGTAAGGCTCATCTGCACATTGAGTGGCTCCTTTCTAGACAAACTGACTTTGGAGTGGTTCCTGGACGAAAAACGGGATCAAAGCATTAAGGCAAGCACAAGGAAGCTACAAAGTGCAGGGGGAGAACAGAAAACCTTCAGCCTGAGCAGTGAGTTTAGGCCAAATATGGCATCGTGGGCAGAAGGCTCAACTTTTGCCTGCAAGACTAAGCCCAATGGTGATCAATATAACAGAGCAATAAACATTTGTCACA CTCTTCCAAGCTCCTCTCCCTTCATTCAAGTGGAGATTCCCAGCTTCAAGACTGTAATTACCTCAAATACTGACATGCAAGCAACGTGTTTGGTCCACACTTATTTTGATGCCACGATCACCTGGCTGATTGATGGCAAAGCCGTGACTAAAACAGCGACCCGAGAGAAAAACGCAACTCATATAATCAGCAATCTTTCAGTTTCCTCGACTCAATGGGAGAACATGAAGAATGTAACATGCAAAGCAGAGCATAAGTGCTTCACATCTGCTGAGAAGACCATAAATATTGCAG GTTGTCCAGTTAATACTCCTTTGGTGGAGATCAGGCGATCTCTCACAGATCTGCCGAAGAGAGACAGTGCAGTGTTCGAGTGTGACATCAAACAACTGTCCTCATGTAACCTCTTCATCGCCTTAGAAGTCAATCGTGGTGAAATTcttgaaaaaaaacattataattTTGCTGAAGGCTCAGTAGCCAAACTTTCAATCAGTAGTCAATTCATTGTCCCTCAGAAGTACTGGATGAAAGACCAAACCTTTACCTGCAAAGTGATTCAAGGCTCTTCTAAAACCTTTCACTCAAACTCCATCAGCAATATTTTTG TGGACCCATCCATGGAGCTTCTTCTGGTTCCCAGTAAAGGTTCAGAATCACAGACTCTTTCATGCTCTGGATGGAGCTTCAACCCTCACATTAAATGGTTGTCTGAGTCTCAGGAAAGGTCTCCAACTTCCACTAATATCAGCATGAGTGTAGATGGACGTGTTAGAGTAACGAGTCAACTTGTAATTGATCAATCTGAGTGGAAAAAAGGGAATAATTTCACCTGTGAAGTGTCTGACAGGTCTCTGAACACAAGTATCACAAAAACAATCAGTCTCTGTTCAG aaactccatcatcATCACAGCTAGTTGGGGTTTATGTCCAGGGACCACTGCCACAGCTGACTGAGAGCAAAGAACATGTGACTATTACCTGTCTTCTGGTCGGCCCTAATCTTAGtgatttctccatcacctgGAGAGTAGGTGGCAGCAAAATTCCCGAGAGTTATGGTGTCCTAACTAATCTCTCAGTGAGTCATAACAATGGAACAGAGACTCGACAGAGCTTCCTTAAAGTGTTAGCAGTGGATTGGGATGCACATACAAACATTTCTTGTGAAGGAAAACATCCATGTTCCAATCATGGGAATGAAGACCATATAAGCAAAAGCAGAG aCTTCCTTGAGCCAACAGTGAAGATAATACAACCAACTGCCTCTGAACTTTCTAAGTCTGACATCCTAACGCTTGTTTGCCTAGTGTCTGAATATTTCCCTGCTAACATCATAGTGCACTGGGAAGAAGATGGCCGGACTCTCGCATCCTCACATTACGTAAACAGTCCTCCATGGAAATACTCAGGGAGCAGCTCTTACTCTATGAGCAGCAGACTAAACATATCCAAAACTGAAGCCACAAGGTCTACGTATTCTTGTGTTGTCAAACAGGAGTCATCTAAAGCGCCTGTTAAAGACAATATAACTGATGTGTTTG CCTCAGTGATCTACAGCCAGCCATCAGTCTACTTGTTTCAGGGCTCTAATGAACTTGTGTGCCTGGTCTTTGGCTTCAGCCCTGTATCCATTAACATCACTTGGTTTCAAAATGGAGGCACAGAACCGCTGAACTACAACACTAGTGAGCCCCACAGAGGCCCAGATGGAAAGTTCAGTGTCAAGAGCCACCTTTACCTGTCCCAAGAAATATTCTTACCTGGGGTGGTCTTCACCTGCCGGGTGATCCATGCCAACACCACCCTGTCCCGGAATATATCGAAACCAG ATACGATgaaatattgtaatttatttgACAACATTGTGCATGCTGATGTGAATGAAGACACAGCTGAGGAAAGCTGGAATGTGGCTTTCACCCTCACTGGTTTTTTCATCATCGCCACCATATATGGTATCATAGTTACATTATTTAAG actaAACCATGA